tatatttgtagcaatagccaacaatacatcgtaCGGGTCaggattattgatttttcttttatgccaaaaatcattaggataataagatcatgttccatgaagatatttgtacatttcctaccgtaaatatattaaaacttaattttttattagtaatatgcattgctaagaacttcatttgaacaccctgagattccagatattcaaatagtattTCAGCCATATCCTAACTAACcacacattaatggaaagcttgtttatttagctttcagatgatgtttcaaaaaatgtaccctcatgactttgtggtccagggtcacatttaagttaATTCTGCTACACTTATTATATGGTAAACTGTTTACATTGAACTATACTCTAAGTATTTCAgtaactcacaattgttttttttacagGGTATCTGAACATCTAAAACAATTTGTGCGAGAGTAAACATGTCACATGGCAAAACTGAAGTTTTAAAGCTCTTTTATTGACCACTGTGTTACAAAATGTGCAAGCtctatctatgtgtgtgtgtgtgtgtgtgtgtgtgtgtgtatatacttaCGACTGAAGTAGTAGAGTGTGCCCGCAAGTGTAATGGCCAAAAGCAGAAGAGCACCTATCGCTGGCCACAGCACCGTTTGTTCACAGCCTgcaacacaacacaaacaaactACTGAAACAAAACAGTAAACATCAACAGCAACATCAAATAGCACGTCTCAGTTCCGCACCTTTAAGAGGGCTGGAGGGTTTGCAATAACAGGTCTTTTTGGGTTTCACCGTCTTGACCGTTGGCGGTTGAACTGTTGGAGGATTCACtagagaaaaaagacaaaaacatataAAAACCAAGTCAATTAACATGAACTTTCCAGACTAGAAGATCCTAGACAGATAAACATTGCTTTAACTAACAAAACATAAGGATTCTGAGACCAAATATCATCGGCATCTCCAATGAATTCACTTCtgattctctctttctctgtttaGTCAATTATTATAAGATCTTGAGATGTTCTAGAGCACCATGAAAGAGGAAAACATGAATATTTGGAAACATCTCCAACTTCACACCAGGTAAAGATCATCTTACTTTAGGACATAGAGATAGGAACCTCAGTGCTAGTGTGATTTTagtatgtgactctggaccacaaaaccagtcttaagcagcaatcggaatatttgcagcaatagccaaaaatacattgcacgggtcaaaattatcaatttttcttttatgcgtaaaattattaggaaattaagtaaagatcatgttccattcaaatatttagtaaatttcctactgaaaATATAACAATTTTTGAGTAGtcatatgcattaagaacttcatttagacaactttaaagggcgattttctcaattttttgattttttgcaccctcagattccagattttcaaatagttgcatctcggccaagccaaagcatacatcaatgggaagcttatttaatcagctttcatatgatgtataaatctcaatttaaaaaaattgacccttatgactggttttgtggtcctgcaTCACATTTGACTCTGTAAACCAGTATTCggtgtctcagtttcattgctttAGTCTTTTCATTCACTAGCCACCATTAACACCTTTAAAGaaggaaattgaaaaaaaaaaacaggctaggGGACAGAGACATAGAAGGCGAGCGCTGCTATACCTCCAGGCATTATGTAATATCCGACAGGCAtatcatttttagttttaaacATGCAGGAATAGAGGCCGATTTCATCCTTCTGTAGTCCTGTTATACGCAGGGTGTAGACCACCCTCTGTCCAGAGGACGTGGAGCCCTTAAAGCGAGTGGCGTCCAGGTTTTCTCCATGTTGCTCTCTGCCAGCGCTGTTGACATACAAGAGGAACTGAAGTGTCTTTGTCCTCTCAAGGTATCGGTACCAAAAAACCTCCTGGCAGGAGTGGTCTGGACATTCGCAGGTCAGACTTTCCGAGCCATTGATTTTGGCGAAAAGAACAGACGATGTAGCCTGGAAGGTGGGGATCGCAGCCGCTTTAGGAGAAACAAAGAGAAAGTTGTGAGATTTGATTGAGATTTTCAATATCATCTGAATGATATTTAAAGGGCATCGATAGGCTCTAAACAATATTAAATCAGATATTTTACAACAGTTAAAAGAAGACAGGTTTAAAATAGATTTaggaactgaaaaaaaaaaaaacagaacagaaaaggcTGAGAGTCCCTTTCACAATAGACCATACAGAACTAAATACACACAAGTCAGTAATTTCTTTGCTATGTGAGAATGGAAACCTGTATAGACAAAACACTTAAAGGCAATATCCTCTTGCAAAATAGTTTTCCTCTCTTATCATTGCCTACAGGAAAAAGCACCTTTCTGTCTTCACACTTTGCTTATGTGGGCATAGATTCATACGAGAAGACAAACATTATAGCTCATATGTCAGAGAACGGAAAAAAATCCATTCACACAAAATACAATATTCAGTTTGGTTTAGAATCTGAAACAGTCAGTCTTTAGCGAATCAGAGTTGTGTTTAACACTGACTTCGACAGAGTAGATCTTTCTGGAAAACCAGCAACAATCCAGACGAAACAAACAAACCAGAgcgaaaatgtttaaataaaaaatataaacagtcAGCATTTtaagtatatgtgtatatatattaatacatgtgtatatttttttacatcagaACATATTACGCAAATGAATGTTATGCTACATGAACTTACGTGGCTTGAAATACATTATAACACACTTTTGATAAATATACTGTTTCTTTTCAGAAACTTTTATTTAATACCAAATGTGTAAGTATTGTGTCTGCAAAATACACAAACAGTTGCTTCAAATATTTTAAAGCGCAAAAAATCTTGTAATTGCCTAAGGATGCACGCATTTCTAGGCCTTTAGCACAGCATCGATACTAtcacaaaacattatttaaaaaaactcttGAAAAATGTCATCTTCTCACATTTATGACAGTTTTTAAACAAATGATATAACAACAGTCATCAATTTACTTTGACTTAATCAGACTTCCTCAAGCTGAGCTCTTATTACTGTAGTACTTATGTTTCAAGTCTGATCGCATTGAAAGTTTAACATCTCTtaaataatatgcatttaaatGAAAAGTTCTTACCTGGCACCCATACGAACAAACAAAAGCAGATGCAAGAGAGGGTCATCCTTGGGCGTCTGTGTGTGAGCTGTCAACTGTGTGTCTGTGTTTTCCTTTCTGTTCTTCATGTGTCACGCAGAAAGGAGGGCCTGCAGTGTGTGGGGCCAATGAACCAATTACTGACAGCCTATCAGAGAATGAGTCAGATGAAACACACAAGAAACATCAAGGAAAATTCAGGAGACTTTTCCGAAAACATGCATTTCAAGTTTCGTTACCAAGTAAATAGCAGCTACTGAGCAttgcacattatttaaaaaaaaccccTCAGAAGTACAAAGTCATCTTTGAGCATGCAAAGCGACAACATTTAGGCTGATTTTGCAATGGACTGTTGTTTTTTTAGCTTTTCTATGACACTTTAAAGTCATATTCAGAGAACGAGTTGATATAATAGACATTTTGAAGACCTCAAGATATGTTATAACCAACCCATTGTAAGGGAAGTCAGACGGAGTTAAAATCGTAACATGACGTAGTTAAAATATGAACTCACATCTGAGATCTAAACTATCTGAGAATCAAAATCAATAGCTAGAACTTAACACTggtcattatattatttttatagttacTGATTGTTAAAGGAATTTGTTCTTCTCTTTAATCTGAAACCAAGCGCACAGGTTTACTAAACCCTAAACGTCTTTCCTGACTTTAACCCAAATGCAGGTGTTTGACCTAAGAAACACCTGCATCTGTCCGCAGAGCATGACAGCTGGCACTGCATCAaattaaacacaaacacataATATAAAAACACTTGTGACAAATATCAAATACGACTAAAAAAATAAGACTTTAAAAATAAGACACATGAAAAATCACACATTCATCTCTGTAAAGAAAATACCTATAAAATTATTGAATTAACCAATACATTAATACTGACAAAGTACTGGTGGTGGCATATAATCAGCAACATTGCGCTGtggaaaaacaaaatatgtttcatCTTAAAGTGTTGATTTTTATCACGCCATCACGTCACTTTATGCCCCCAAAATGTGTGCCATAAGGCTCTCACAGATATATTCTGTGTAAATGCATGAATGCCCAATGTTTTAAGTTTAAATGCTGCTTTGAATATTTACATCAAAGCACAGCTGAAATAAGTTACAACCACTTTGAACTTAATTACTGattaagaaaactgaaaatattcaattaaaataaagaCCATAAAATCtacataaaattataataaaaaaaatatttacaaatatttaaaaaaaatcagtacATTGTAGGTATACAGTTGTATCTATCATATTTAATTTTGGCTGAATTAATATTTACTTTACACTAAAGAAAGAACAAAGCACTCAGACTTCAcatgaatagattttttttttttcacagtgtaAAACCGTTTACACTGCAATCACATATCGACAGAGCAGATCACAATAAGTTTATTCCAAGGCCTCTTGGTTggacataaacatcttgttcataaTAATTAAGTAAGTAAGGTTTGTTCATTAACATGCACTGAAATTTACTTCCTAGCATCATGACAGCAACCCTGAATAACTCAAAAACGTGGATGGAATCTCGGAATCCAGTCTAGTATACTGTAAGTATACTGTATACCAAAAGTATAAGTATACCAAAAGTAGGACACTTAAATCTAATCGTGATATAGACTAGTATctgtaaatattaagctgcaaaaatacaatttaaatatgaatccagcATGTTCtttgtgtctctgtgtgaatggtTTAGTTTACTACAAATATACTTAAGAGTAATGAAATATACTTCCCTAATGATTTGCAATATgtgctttgaagtcccgatctgaatcaaatgattcacgttccgcactttgaagtcctgatctgaatcaaatgattgacgTTACGCTctttaaagtcctgatctgaatcgaatgattcacgtTCCGCTCAATGAAttccggatctgaatcaaattaattgtgatacgcactttgaagtctcaatctgaatcaaatgattcatgatacatgatttgaagttcGATTCTAAATCAAATCGTTTGTGATACACAGTGtcaagtcccattctgaatcaaatgattcatatt
The genomic region above belongs to Garra rufa chromosome 19, GarRuf1.0, whole genome shotgun sequence and contains:
- the LOC141292317 gene encoding uncharacterized protein — its product is MTLSCICFCLFVWVPAAAIPTFQATSSVLFAKINGSESLTCECPDHSCQEVFWYRYLERTKTLQFLLYVNSAGREQHGENLDATRFKGSTSSGQRVVYTLRITGLQKDEIGLYSCMFKTKNDMPVGYYIMPGVNPPTVQPPTVKTVKPKKTCYCKPSSPLKGCEQTVLWPAIGALLLLAITLAGTLYYFSRLPKKCRHRFAKTNALR